DNA sequence from the Vicia villosa cultivar HV-30 ecotype Madison, WI linkage group LG3, Vvil1.0, whole genome shotgun sequence genome:
TTGTATTCTATTTTTGAATAGTTCGTAAAATTTACTCTGACAAGAATATGGTATGAAGATCCTATCATCTTGATTATTTGACGCGTGGTTTGCAATTTATTGGATACAGGGAGAAGACTAGACCACAATTGATAAAGAAAGAACCCCTTGATAATCTTCAAGGAAATGCTGACTTATCTTCGTATCCTTTTTTTTGTGGTcgagtttttatttttctttcttgtgATTGGAAGGAAATAGGGAGCTAAGAGAGATTTCTGTATATATAAATAGTAAGTTTATGTGTAAATTACATTTCCCATGGATACTTGAATCATACTATTTTTTGGAGTTGAAAATGAAATGTGCTACATTTTAGTATATTTTAACGCAAATAAGGTTCTTAGGGGCATCATTGACGCCTAGTTTTGAACCCTGCGACTAATTGTAGGACATCTAAAAAATGACAAGGGAGAAAATATCATTCCTAAAATacttgtttaaattaaaatagacTAAAGTGCAGCACGTATTCATCTCAATAGAGGGgttgaatttttaaaattagaaggaATGGTAGCGTGATGTATGCATATCTTACGGGAGGAGAGTGTAACTTATTATAAATTTAGTTTTGAGAATGATATGTTGTTTACGTTTGTGCTTCAATGGTTTATCCTTAATCCACTTATAAGTCCTACCGCCGAAGATGGCAAGCCTCGCAGAATGGGGACAATGCCAACTTATGGATTCAGTTTCAAATGTAATGAGCGAGCTGAGAGAAGAAAAGAGGTAAATAATTATTACTTGCTTCTCTCTTGGGTTACCATGATGGTTTCCTTTGAGTAAGTTTgtagttttaaaataatttcatattTTGGTGGCCAGTTTTACTCTAAGCTTGAGGAAAGGATTCATGCGAAGGAAGTGGAGGAAAGCAACATGCAAGCAAAAACCAAGGTGATAATATATGATAGCTAGGCTGAAAACTTGTGCTAATTCCTTTTAAACATATCAACCTTTGATTTCCTTTTTTAGGAGAGCCAAGAAGCTGAGATTAGGAGGCTTAGGAAAAAACTAGCATTTAAAGCAACTCCAATGCCAAGCTTCTACCAGGAACCTCCTCCTTCTCGGGTGGAGTTGAAGAAGGTTAGTTTCTGTTTATGGGCATACATGGATGCCTATCTTCCTGATTGCATGCAAACCTGTTGCATGTAATCTGTCTAATTATTTTtcggttttttatttttaactagaGAAATGTATTTCTTGTTGGCATGTCAATACCCAACTCACAAGTACACTGATGTCTATGCACCCACACACACAACTTTGCCACTCTTCTGAACTTATTTGGAAAGAACATTATTTACTGATTGAAGCTTCTCACTGTTTCCATTTCACTCTATCTATTGGTGTCTGTCTAATCAAATATCTTGTTCAGAAATACTCCATTGTTAAGAATGATTGGTTTCCACTCATCATACAGATTCTCATTCGTACATAGATATTAATTACTCTCCCTGGTGATGTGTTTCTAGTCAATGCATATTGTATATATTCTTAAGTTATGCTACCAAAATGCTTGTTGGGTTTAAAAATgagatggaaatatgaaatgctCATGTCTTGAGTATGTTATTAACATTATAAAACATGTATTTTCTAGGGTATGTTGGACCAAAATTAATAGGCAAGTAAAATTAAAAGCATTAAGCCTGTTATATTATACATAAGTTCATAATATCACTGCATATATTAGATATTTTTTAACTACGATTTCAATCGATGAATCTGATGATTTATTTTATAAGAATAGGGACTTTCAATTAGCATGTTAAATATTCTTTTCAGTTACCTCATTGATCTTCATCTGGAACCTTTAGATTTGGTCTGTGCTTTGGTGGCCTGTACATATCCTGTGGGTTCTGAAATTTAGGTAGTGTTGCTATTTCCAAACAGATTTTGATATTCTATCTGATTCTTAAATTGAGTAGTAGTTCTTAATTTGTCATTCTAGATGGCTTTTTACTTCTTTAGACATAGGTGTGTGGTAAAGTGCATCTAAACTGTTTTTGCTTATGTATCCAAATGCCACAACAACTTCACCTCAGAACTGCTTAGCTCCAGTTAGTGATGTTTAAAGTTTGCTAGTTGGGCAAACTTTATTGTCAGTGTTAGATAATTGAGCAGAACTAACAAGAACCCCAATTGAAGTTGCTCGAGAACTTGTTACTGACTTTCTTAATGTAACTATAAAGTGATGTTTTTAACTATAAAGTTGCTCTGAAACTGTTGATATTCTCCACAAACTTTTTCGAGTTAGCAAATTTGTCCAAGATTTTTTTATGGAAAGAGTTTGTCTATGATTTAGAAATTGAAATTCCTTTGGACTTGTGAATTTAGATACCAACTACAAGAGCAAAATCTCCCAAGCTTGGTCGTAAGAAGACTTCAACATCTTCAGAGGTAGAAGGAAACACCATAAGCAGTGCTCTACAATGTCGTTTAAGTCTGGACGAGAAATTATCTCAGAATACCCCTACTAAAGGAATTAGTCCTGTTCAACCAAAGAAGCCACAGCGAAAATCTCTCCCTCCTCGACTGTCTCCTGAAAGGATCAGTTCATCCAATACAACTACTGCACGACCTCCGTCTAAGGCGGTGAATGACGTGAAAGCCTCCTTATCTAGTGTAACAACTGATGTTACCACCCTGTCTATTGCAACAAAGGAAGAGAAAGTTGAAGCAGCTGCAGCTATTGAGGAGAACAATGCCTTGTCCGACGAGACAAGTGAAACTCCCTCTCTGAATATAGATTCAGGTGAAGTAGAATCCCATGCGAATGGTGATATCGTCGAAGAAGACAAACCACAGCTCACCTTGGTACAAGAACCTATAGCAGCAGAGTATTAAGCAAGCAGCAGGAACATATAGCCAGGTGTTGCTATCAGACCCATTGATTCGTCACGTGAATATTATAGAAGCATATGATTGAGATTATTTGACAATGAAGGCTTGCATATATTTGCATTATGGTTTGTGATTGTCATTTTGCCACAAGTGGCATTGTATCTTTTGTGTCTGCTCCCAAAGCTAGCTGGTTTTGTCCTTATGATTCTCTTTCCTCCTTGCAGAATTGTatgtaataatataaatatttatcaaGTTGTTCCTGTTAATGTTAATTTGGTATGCAACACTTGTATCTGTTTGGTTGACATGTTAGCGAAAATTTTGAGAATGTTTACCATAAGTGGTTCCATTACATTTTGTTTAGGCCTTAAACAGTTGGCATTGTCACATGAAATTAGCTGTTTGTGTAGTGGACACCACCCTGATTAGTCATATTACAGCTATGCTTTGTTATGCAACAAGTTTTATTGTCactatcataatttatttttcaactcTTATATAGCAACATATGCACATGTTCAACGCGCAAAAGTGCTATGATATAACAACATATGCACATGTGGTGTGCCTAATGCCTAGTGCAACGTCTAGCTCGGGTCAAGTTTGGGTCAGACgaaacatttttatttataaaattgagaAGACTATGCGTGTTTGTTTCTACATTGAGAAAAATTGATTACTAAAATTAAGAGGAATGCTATTATGATACTGATTTTCCTACACCGTATATGACACTGGGTTTATACTACACAGCAAACATGGCTTGGCACCAATTCCAACATaacttaattattaaaaaaatacaaaatgtaTATTAAAGAGTAGAAAATACAGTGTATACCAATTCCAACATAatgtaattattaaaaaaatacaaaatgtaTATTAAAGAGTAGAAAATACGGTATATATGTTAAAAGTGGGTGTCAACATAGCTTTTCTctaaaattaattaagtaaaattgattttgattagAAGTTACttgaatataaaataatttctGTTTGAATATATTTAAGAAGCTGAAATATAGAGCATATGATTTGGCATATATCTTATGCaaaaaataactttattaaaattattgattaaaaatgTTGTATCAGGATAAAGAATTGTTTCTTGTTCGTGGTTGCTTGCTTGTGCTTATCATGTAAGAGAAGTTTTTTCTTCACACTCCCAAGAAAATTTGGTAGATTTGAGTAAAGGTTGACGCAAAATAAAGTTGAGagttgatcgtacctgatcagaagaatcgtcaaggcagcagaatctggcttggagagcaagatggggggggggggggtacctgcaaggttctctgatgcttaagttagtagctatcagagaatgagggttgagagtgaagaatagaatacctgaccctctagtgaaagagggtatttatagcccccagcgctgggccaaggttccctaattgggccaaatccaactggaggcccacgtgctagggaactgccagaacgtcccatgctagggctgagtcagcaggagactcacgttccggatgatcatagcgtagggttcggaggtggttgaccgaatcccccgctgcgtgacgcgtggtcttcgcgcgtggataactccttgacggttatccagtaaatgggcccaatgaattgggcctgctcggctagtgagaggagctgggcctgctcggcccaggccagaacaggagccccccaagtcattagtcTTATGAGAGTGATGACTTTAGCCAAGAGGCTGGCCGGGCAAGAGCACGAATGTTGGTCGTCAATTGGGATCTCGTCGTACGACTACGTCTGCGAGGGAAAAGGTTGCTGCTGGGGATAAGAGCCAAGGGTGGTCGGATGGTGTCCTCGAAGACCCGTCGAGGAGATGGCTGTCCCTTGGTTTCCTCTTGGCATGCTTGGTTGCTGCTTGTCAGAGTGTGGCTGACAGGTGGCAGTTTTGGAGAGTGTCATCATTGCAGCGCCGTTTTTGGGTATAAATGCAGACTGCGCCGTTTGGGTTTCCAAAGTTGTTTCGTGACGTGGCACCCTTTCGTGGATGGAGCTGCCTTGGGGGTGTAATCAATGATGgcgtctcctaggctgcctaggctatcatgacaccctttggcctcCTTTCCCTATATAAAGAGCGAGAAGACCATTCATTTGTCACTTAACATTTTGCAAACCTACAAGACTCGCTCACAGCTCTCCTCTTCGTCTCGCACTTCTTTCTTCTGCTACTTCAAGTAAGTTCCTCGTCTCCTCCTtgcttttatttaagttttatgtttTAGCTTCGAGTGCGGCGGGCAGGATTGATGAGTGCGTCGAGCAAGCTTCATGAGTTTGCCGAGTAGTCGTAGGAGATCGTTATTTCTTTCATGTGTTTGCCGAGTAAGATTTGAGTGAGCGAGACAGGAATAGTTGAATTAGACGTCCATGCTTTAGATTTAATAGTGAACAATTTGCGTGAGACGAGCGAAGGAGACGGCATGCCTCAGTTAGGGTGTGAGTTTGCCGGGGAGCTAGATGCACCTGCCGTCCATCGCCGTACGTGGCGGCTTTACTTCGCGGGTGCTTCTAATTCGGCTCGTCGTTGTCCGAGGGGGGTGGAATTCTCTCCTCGTCtcttttcctcgccctttcacttgacttgcggtggaagggtggatttgaccagtcgaattcactgattcctctgcttttcaggtaaatggccgacgagaACAAAGACGATGTCGTCTTCGACATATCAGACGGGGATGAAGCTGTTGGTTGCTCGCAGGACGAGGGTGTTCCCGTCGTCGAGACTTCCCCGAGGAAACTTGAGGAATGGGTGGCCGTTGCTCCGAGGACGATTGCATCGCGCTTCACGAGTCGTCCCAAGGAAGCCTTTAACGTCATCGAGGACCTTGACCAAGACGAGGAACCTTCTTGGGGTGCCTTTGTGCCCAAATCTCACCAGAGGATCTGCTCGCAATTCCCCGGTCCCCGTTTCGCTATGTATGAGTTCGTCTTTAAGGAGGCTGGTCTCCGTCTCCCCTTCACTCATTTGCAACGGAGTGTCTTCAGTTGGTTGCGCCTGTGCCCGTCTCAGCTTCATCCCAACGCTTTAGCGTTCTTAAGGGCCTTTGAGGTCGTATGCGGGTACTTGGAGGTCGAAGCGACTCTGCCTCTTTTCTTCAGAGTGTTTCATTTGCAGAGGTTGCGCGATCCggacggcaagtggagttgggtgtcctttaagcagccgaagaagctgttcgccatttACCAGGACTCTATCAAGCATTTCAAGAGTCGGTATTTTATAATTAAGCCGCTCACTCCTGATGCCGAGAATCATTTGTTCGAGGAGCGCGAGTATATTGAGGATGGGGTGAGGAGAGTGGGCCCAGCTGCTCGGTTCCCGTTAGAGTGGCAACCCGACCATTTCGAGCATGGGACTGACTATTACATCTTCCGGGATGAGGATCTCAATGAGCGCGATACGGGGGGGTATCAGCGGCTCGCTTCTTTCGTGGACGGGTTTAGACCGGCGGTGTGTACCTATCCCAACGGGGATCCCTTAGTCGAGGAAGATGGAGGTCCTATGCTGGAGCCTCGGCATATCAACACAAAAGCCATCCTCGAGTGTGGGAGTTACGGGGATGCGATAATTTTGTTAGGTGAGATGACTATTTCCTGTTCGAATAATATCCTTTCggttctaactctttattttgcaggaaaaatggccgacCTGCATGACAAGATTGTGAAGATGAGGGCAAAGAACAAGGGGCCCATCAAGCTGACCGTGAAGCGATCTCGGGTAGAGGAGGCCAAGGCGGCTGCTGCGGGTGCGCCTGACGGTGGCTCCCCTTCGTCGGTTGGGACGACTTCGGGGAGTTCTCCGGCCGggaaaaaacaaaagaacgaGGGGACTCCCGAACTCCGCCCCCTTATCAATGACAACCCGTCCGAGGAGGACATTGTGCTGCCCGCATGTACTCTGCACAGGGGGATCTTCTCCAAGAGGAATGTGTTGCTGgagcgcgaggaggtgaggcatATAGTCAGGCGTGATCGGGCGGCCCGAGATAAGGACTTGTCCGAGGATCTTGAAGGaatgatgagggtggccgcccTGGCCTTGGCCCTCAATGCCCAAAGGGTCTGCCCCCAGAAGGACTATGATGCTCTGCAGACCAAGTATGATGAGCTGGAGCACGAGTTCGAACAGTACAAGGATAAGTACGAGGTTCAGAGCGGCATCGTCGAAGACCTCTGCAAAGAGCGGAACAAAGTCAGGGATTTGGAGGCCGAGGGGGAAAGGCTCCGTGAGCGAACTGCCGAGCTAGAGAGGTCTCATCTCCCTGCTGCCGAGGAGGATGAGGACGAGAAAGCTTTGGTGACCCGCTCCCAGCTTCTGGGCAAGGTGAGGGAGCTGGAGGTTGACTGTGTCGCTACCCTGGGGGTTGGATTCAAAGCCGCAGTGGATCAGCTGAAAGTCCTCAATCCGCGCTTGGTGACCAAGGGCATCGGTCCGTACAACAAGGTTGTGGACGGTCGGATTGAGTCAAATCCGGAGTTCGAGGACTGGGAAGATGAGCAGGAGCCCCGGGGTGAGGACGACGGTGCCGAGGAGGAGGATTGTGATGTCTAGACAATTTCTTGATAGTGCCTGCATGCCaatgttttgtggcctgcgtgccaatgttttgtggcctgcgtgccaatgtagttagttgggcgatgcccggatagtttttgtaatatttggatatcccCGGCCAGTTTGGTCGGTTTTTAATATTGTTCTGCGTTTTGTTCCAATATTTATGCTTATCTGTTAATCGAATATTTATGTTTGTGCTCGGCCGAGGTTTATGGCCCGGGCGTGTGGGG
Encoded proteins:
- the LOC131660630 gene encoding protein WVD2-like 6, which codes for MDPSDFSLVDGFEAVVNVDSNVDSVVTETDESVVVTNGDFENFDDDLCKEELKEGLNGRIEGNNVGILKDEDVEIGDETEKLKSRTSNGPVKDKKVKHLSGKGVNAGLVRKSKVGKDEEVAAAAAAVSNGTSSLDSNPRQAVKSRALNDKQTRLNKQAGKSDAATSEAPMEKTRPQLIKKEPLDNLQGNADLSSPTAEDGKPRRMGTMPTYGFSFKCNERAERRKEFYSKLEERIHAKEVEESNMQAKTKESQEAEIRRLRKKLAFKATPMPSFYQEPPPSRVELKKIPTTRAKSPKLGRKKTSTSSEVEGNTISSALQCRLSLDEKLSQNTPTKGISPVQPKKPQRKSLPPRLSPERISSSNTTTARPPSKAVNDVKASLSSVTTDVTTLSIATKEEKVEAAAAIEENNALSDETSETPSLNIDSGEVESHANGDIVEEDKPQLTLVQEPIAAEY